From Malus sylvestris chromosome 1, drMalSylv7.2, whole genome shotgun sequence:
CAGTTTTTATTCTTCCATTGTAAAAACTACAAATAACACATAAAGACCAGAttaattaagaagaaaaagttGGACATTATTAACATTTTTTGTTGCATATTCTTCACACATTCTACGTTCTGAGATTGatcttatatattatttttcatgaggATGGCATCTGCATGCTCCTGAACCAACTTCCAGGCCATGGCTATGTGTTTTTCTTCCGTCAACGTTACACCGATTGCGCAGCGTATCACATACATACCTCCAACCACAGCGTGAGTCATGAACGCATGACCTGATGCATTGATGCCCTCCAGTAACTTTCGATTAACCTCGTTTATACAGTTTTCGACATTAATCTCATCATCACTAATTATTATTGCAGCAGACGGTGAAACCCTAAAACAAACCATGGAGAAAACCCTAGGCACCACAACCTCAAACCTTCTGTCCGTGGAAACAAGCCCTTCAAAAAGCATGGCCATTTTGACGTGGCTCCTAAGATAGTTCCTGAGGTTAACAGCGCCATAGCTCTTAAGCACAAGCCATAGTTTCATGGCCCGGAACCTCCGGCTTAGGGCTATTTGCCAGTCTTTGTAGTCCACCACTTGCTTTGAGTCAGTGGCCGTGTTCCTCAAATACTCGGGATTAGTTGACAGTGAACTTGTTAATGTGCTTGGATCTTTAATCCAAACACAGCAACAGTCGAGTGCAGTGAAGAGCCATTTGTGCGCATTAAGACTGAATGAATTCGCACCCTCAACACCATCAATGAAATGGCGAAATTCAGGGCACATGCAGGCACTTCCTGCATATGCCGCATCCACATGAACCCATATGCCATAATATTTTGCCACTTGGCATAGTGAGTCCAGTGGATCAACCGCAGTGGTCGCAGTTGTACCAACGGTAGCACATAGAAACAATGGCGTTAGCCCAGCTTCAACATCTGAAGAAATTGCCAATTTTAAGGATTCAGGTGATAAGGCAAATGATGTTGACTTTGTAGTTTTGATGACCCGGAAATTGTTTGGGTTGATACCAACAATTTGGCAAGCTTTTTGAAGTGCACTGTGTGTTTGATCTGACCCATACACAACTAGCTTCTGGATGTTGTCTAGACCAATTTGCCTTAGCATTTGATCCCTGGCGGCTACCATGGTGCAAATAATGGCCTCACAAGTACTACCATGTATTACACCGCCACCATTGCCGGAGAAAAGGAAAGATTTGGGAAGCGTAAGCAGGTTTCCAAGCCAGTCCATGACAATGCTTTCGAGCTCAGTTGCAGCTGGTGATGATACCCAACTGAATCCCACCACGTTGAATCCAGTGCTAAGCATTTCACCAAGAAACCCAGCAATGCTAACATTTGAagcaaagtatgcaaagaaaCTAGGACTTTGCCAATGTGTCAGGCCAGGCACAATGTGTTTCTGCACATCTTGGAGGATGGATTCAATGGGCTCTGGGTTATCTGGGGCAGACTCCGGCAAGCACTTTCGGAGATAACCCGGTTCAACTTGACTTAGGACTGGGTACTTCTCTATATTTTGGTAGTAATCTGCTATGAAGTCTACCATCATGTGGCCTTGCCTCCTAAATTCCACAGGGTCCAGAGCGCTAGGCATGTCCGTGGGGGAGGAATTAATATTGCTTTCTTGTGGGCTGAGGCTACCCATTTGCAATATTGGACGCGAAACTGGAGGATAGATAAAATAGAAGACTGATTGACTAGAAATAATGGTACTAATTGGTCTCGATGCGTTGAGTTCCAATTAAGGATGAATTCAAGTGCTTATTATAGTGGTTTAGAGCACATGCGACAAAGAGAAAACGGGTCTTTTAATTAGTGGCGTGGATCACATGTGGGATATAAATCCTGTTTCATTGTCTACTATTAGATATAGCCCACATAAAtgtaaggtcatctccaatcgGGAGCTAAATCCCCAacttttgaacaaacgatattatctacactaaaatgGTGGGGGGAATGTGTTAaccctcacaatggactagcaataatgtgattcaaattcgcatttgacgagaatcgaaacCTAAagcctctcatttacaagttgACGCAACACGAAACGATGAAAGGGTTACCATCGTAATCCCTTATAGACCAAAGTCTGGAACCCACCAGAAAGTTGAGAAAATCGCAAACGATAATTTGATAATTGATTCAGATGAAAGATGCTTACAAATGAGAAGCCAAATggcttaaataaataaattacaaccctCTGGGGCATCTCAAAAGGCTTAggtaattaaaacaaaaactaaaagacATATAATAAAGCCCTTGAAACCCCAAAAGACAAATAATAAAAAGCTCCATTTATTAGTAAGTTGTTGCTATTGATGAATTTATGCAAAAGATGGTTCAAGCCACTTTTGTAGGAGAATTGAACGCCACTTCTACGTCATGGTCCCAATTCTAATCAAAAGTATTTGTTGTTGCCTTTTACGTCGCCATATTGAATGAATCCAACATTTtccaactttaattcttcttttccataatttgaaacattttaatttttttatttttatttttctttctttgttggaAGTGACCTGTATCTTGTCCTATATCAGACTCCTCCACTTGAAAAGAACTTGCCCTCGAGTACATCTTGAAAAGAACTAGGGTTGATATAAATCTTGATGAGTAAATAAATTCTTCAATCCAAGGAACCCAATATTCTTGGCATTTAGTTGGAGTCACAAATGAACTAATACCATACAAAAGATTATAATATACAACTTCATAATCTAACCCCTTCTTGGTTGAATCTTCTTGCACTCCAAATATACTTCTTTTCTTGCAATTTAATTCCACATCAACTTTGTCTCCTACAACCATGTCAATCATACTATTTTCATATTGAACCATACCTTGATTTTCATGGATGCATTCTTGGGGAATTTCAACTTACATGATCTTGTTGTCATCGATATTGATAAGATcaacttctttttcttcaatttcttcttcCATCTTTTCTTGGCATGTGGGATCATCAGATAATTTTTCTtccactactttttttttttttttgaaaataacatttttagtttttaaaagatacaaatcatattcaaataagaACCATACCTTAACAATAACTCTCTTCATCCTATGCCAAGATCGGATATgattctttccttctttctttcgtGCCTTTTGCAAACTATCCCACCAAAAAGCAATATTTCCCTTTAAATGAAGAGTAGCTATCTTGACTATTTTTTCCACTGGAATGGTAATTTAGTCGAAGAATTTCTCTACACTTGCAACCCAATtcagaaaatcttcaatgcaTTCGCCGACCTCAAAATAAGGAATCTTTTGAATATCAAGTTGATGATTCTGGCTTGAGGCAAATCCTCCAGCATATTCCCCATCAACAAAAGACTTTTTGCAACCATCATAGAAGATATTTGGTGTGCCACAAATAGCCTTCCTCTCACAATCAACACTGAAGAGAGGTTTGTTTCTATGATTGCTTGCCATTAGAATAGGGCAAATCCCTGCTCTAATACCAATTGACACAGCACGAAATGATGAAAGGGTTACCAGCGTAATCCCTTATGGACCAAAGCCTGGAGTCTACTAGAAAGTTGAGAAAATCCTAAAGAATAGTTTGATAATTGATTGAAAGATGAAAGATGCTTACAAATGAGAAGTCAAATGGCTTCAATAAACAAATTACAACCCCCTGGGGCATCTCAAAAGACTTATGTCATTAAGACGAAAACTAAAAGACAAATAATAAAGCCCTTGAAACCCCAAAAGACAAATAATAAAAAGCTCCATTTATTAGTAAGCTACTGCTATTCATGAATTTATGCAAAAGTGGCTTGTAGGAGAATTAAACACCACTTCTATGACCTCATCACGATCCCAATTCTGACACCAGAAAATTTGTTGCTGCCTTTTATGTTGTCATATCAAATGAATCCAACATTTtccaactttaattcttctttttcagaatttgaaacattttatttgctttttctttctttattggaAGTGACCCTATCTTGTCATACATCACAAGTGTAGAGGAATACtattagactgtagtactaagtgatagCTAAATTCCCAACTTAgcccttaaaaaataaaaaaaataaaaaaattctatcTCCAATGGTGAGGTGTACATAACTACCCAAAATGCCTAATTTTTTGGGAGTGCTAGCAAACTTTGTACTAACCTTTACATTTGGATGTTTTCACTATATCAAGTCATAAGTCatttatacaaaaataaataaataaataaataaaactagacGTTTAACAATTTTcgatggtctagtggtattcctcttcacttgtgagtgagaggtcttaggtttgattctcaccaaaggcgaAGTTGAATCACGTTATTATTGCAAGCTCATTGTAATGCTTAGCCCACTCTCTcactcccttagtgtagatactaccgtttattaagaaaaaaaaattcgacgaaaatttaactttgCCCTTTAAAATTCATTTTCTCTCACCTCCAACCCATCATATTTAAATTTCCTGAGAAAAACCCATTGTTTAGGCTCCAACTAAGCAAGTTGCTTTCAACTTGCTTGATGACTCAAATTATGTATAATTTATCTCCCAAGAATACCCCCGTTATAATTTAACTTGATTATTGGGGTGGGATTTTATGGAATTTAATGTTATTTGTCTTTAATTGATTAGAGCCTATCTAGTATTCTATTAGAGTTCAAGGTTTTTAACTTAAAAACTGTTTCTCAATTCACAACTCAAAAACTTGTTTTGCGAAATTTGAACTAAAAAATAACTCAAAAACTAGCCTAAAATCCAAGAACAACAAAAGGTTTGGttttaccatttttttctttcttcttcacgACATCTGTAGGACCTTGGCATTGAGGCCAGCGACACCAAACATCAACTGAGAGTAACTGGCGGTGATGAGAGATATGTTTCCGGTGACTGAGAGAGATGTTCCGACAACCATGACATGGATTTTTCCAGCGACTAAGATATTTTCTTCCCACTATCCCCGACCTACCGTCCTCTCACTCTAATCACGTTGTCAAGATATTGGGTCTTGGTACGTATTTTCTGGGTCACTTCTTGGATCCCGACCTGACCTTAATATCCTCCCTCAGCCACCGCCACCTAATGATTTTGTACAGACAAGTTTTTTAGGGTTGTATAACCTAAATTCTTTAAGATTTAAAATAGTTCCAAGTTAGATACCAAATAAGTTTTTGGTTTGTAAAAATTTTTGTTCTTGAGAGACGTTCATCCAAGTTGTTTTTaagaattatattttttttttaatttttagtagaATACCAAACAGACGCTTAGCTTTCTCAAATGTTTTTGCTCTAACAATGGTTTTTCAAATGGATTTCAGTCtgtcacttttttttatttttaaaacttgttCAAAATGCTTTTACAATTTGTGAATCTTTTGAAAGAGTTTTTCAAATGGATATCAATCTGTCACTTCTACTTTAAACTTGTTCAAAATTCTTTTACGATTTGTGGGTCTTTTGTTCTTTCAATTGTTGGAGCTTGTTATATTAGTTTTTCTTGGTTCAAGTTCTATCAGACCCTTTTTCAGGTTTGATTTGTTATgctctcagtttttttttttttttaattaatcggTTTGCTTCAGTGCCTTCTATAAATTTTTGTTACTTTGATGTTTTATATTAGTACTTatgtcagtttttttttaaattcatggGTTTGCTTCTGTGCCTTCTACAACCCAGCCTTGTTATTCACTTTAGTTGGTAACTGGATACGTGCTCGACAACTCATATCTATGCATCTTCGGTTGTGCATCTATGTGCCAATTGCGCCGCCCTTACATACGAAAATGGGTCCTTAGAGAATGCTGAGAATcaatgtcggatatgattctccttcattCATTTGCTATTTAGAACCTTTGAAGGGCGATCTCTTTACCACTTATTTCGCGGATTGTCATTTTTACGAGACAGTATTGTCGCGcttaaggggagataagaacgtcaccATTCCAAAAGATTGATGTGAATTATCATTTTGGATCCCCGATCGCATAGTCTGA
This genomic window contains:
- the LOC126628141 gene encoding phenylacetaldehyde synthase-like, producing the protein MGSLSPQESNINSSPTDMPSALDPVEFRRQGHMMVDFIADYYQNIEKYPVLSQVEPGYLRKCLPESAPDNPEPIESILQDVQKHIVPGLTHWQSPSFFAYFASNVSIAGFLGEMLSTGFNVVGFSWVSSPAATELESIVMDWLGNLLTLPKSFLFSGNGGGVIHGSTCEAIICTMVAARDQMLRQIGLDNIQKLVVYGSDQTHSALQKACQIVGINPNNFRVIKTTKSTSFALSPESLKLAISSDVEAGLTPLFLCATVGTTATTAVDPLDSLCQVAKYYGIWVHVDAAYAGSACMCPEFRHFIDGVEGANSFSLNAHKWLFTALDCCCVWIKDPSTLTSSLSTNPEYLRNTATDSKQVVDYKDWQIALSRRFRAMKLWLVLKSYGAVNLRNYLRSHVKMAMLFEGLVSTDRRFEVVVPRVFSMVCFRVSPSAAIIISDDEINVENCINEVNRKLLEGINASGHAFMTHAVVGGMYVIRCAIGVTLTEEKHIAMAWKLVQEHADAILMKNNI